A genomic region of Alligator mississippiensis isolate rAllMis1 chromosome 6, rAllMis1, whole genome shotgun sequence contains the following coding sequences:
- the TEX36 gene encoding testis-expressed protein 36 has product MPKGRAAKPSAERDGAWFPHPGVLQSQPESITGSMLKQVQNPEEVESIEKKLPVAYRIREQQAVNNFPFSSHDNKHCLQNRGEYFDFGLGRKKVKPERSQQKSENFFLWAHESIPSSNDGFSIYQTSFTGDQNTERPFCRRYPKQHLERCCTDKPILRMKNKCS; this is encoded by the exons ATGCCGAAGGGGCGGGCGGCCAAGCCCAGCGCGGAGCGGGACGGCGCCTGG TTCCCTCACCCTGGAGTATTACAAAGCCAACCAGAATCCATTACAGGCTCCATGCTAAAACAGGTGCAAAATCCAGAAGAAGTTGAGTCCATTGAGAAGAAATTGCCAGTAGCATACAGAATTCGAGAGCAG caAGCGGTAAACAACTTCCCATTTTCATCTCATGACAACAAACATTGTttacagaatagaggggaatacttTGATTTT GGTTTAGGACGAAAGAAGGTTAAACCTGAAAGAAGTCAGCAGAAGTCAGAAAATTTCTTTCTATGGGCACATGAGTCCATTCCTAGCAGTAATGATGGCTTCAGCATTTATCAAACATCATTCACAGGGGACCAAAACACTGAGCGCCCTTTTTGTAGGCGATATCCAAAACAGCACTTGGAAAGATGTTGCACTGATAAGCCCATCCTgagaatgaaaaacaaatgtaGTTAA